The genomic DNA AGTTGTAGAAGTTGCATTCTGATTGGGGACCCTGCCCACGCTGTTTCTGTGACACCTCCCTCCTCCTAGAATGCCAGgatcacagtgagaccctgcaaAGTTCATGCCATCTCTATCTAACTTCATCACTGTGACCAGACACTAGACAGCAGAATGAAGATCCGAGGTTGCTCAGCACCTTCAAAGTACAGCCCAAGGGTTCACTCCATACCTGTGTGGCACAAACGACTGGCTTGCCGGCCAGGTTGCAGCGCCCAATCATCATCTTCTGAGCCAAGAAAACCTTCTCCGCTGGGATCTCAATGCCCAGGTCACCCCGTGCCACCATAATGCCATCGCTCACCTCTAGAATTTCATCAAACCTGGGAGGTTGGAGGAATCCAGGCTAGAGCAGAGCCAGGAGGTGCCGGGGAGTGGCATGCAGAAGAGGAAACAAGGGGAAACAGAGGGCGGATAGAAACAAAGACCCAGCCTCACTTCTTCACGCCTTCATGGTTCTCGATTTTGCTGATAATTTTGATGCCCCTTCCTTCCGGCCCCAGGGCATCCCGGACCGCAGCCACATCGCTGGCTTTTCGTACAAAGGAGGCAAAGATGATGTCCACGTTATGCTCCACCCCGAAGCGCAGATCCAAGAGATCTTGCTCAGACAGCCCAGGAAGGTCCACCTCAGCGTTTGGCAAATTCACACCCTTCCTGCTGCCCAGGACACCACCGTGCTCCACTTCGGTCACCAGCCCCTCTGGGCCTGCAGGTATAGACAGAGTCAGCGTCTGTCAAGGCTGACACTGCGCTATAGGCGCGGTAGAGGAAATGCTAAGCTTGGAGCCCCAAGGAACCAGAGACTTCTGAGCCCttcacccctccacacacatcaAGAAGAAATATCAAATGCCCAGCTCCAAACAGTGATGATGGCGGGGACCGCTAGGATAGGTGGGGGAAGTAGGCACAGCCAGGGGAAGGCATGGGTGTTCTAGAGCAGAccaaagagaagagaaggtgCCCGTGTTAGGGCGTCAATCTGAGTAGGAGGCACTTCCGCACCGATTTTCCGCACCACTAAAGAGATGAGCCCGTCGTCGATGTAGATGCGGCTCCCCACTGCAAGGACCCGGGCGATATTGGGGTAGTCCACCCACACTGTGTTTGCGTCGCCCCGTGTCCGGAACTCGGGGTCCACAGTCACCAGCACCTGTGAGCCCTTCACAATCTCCACCTCCGACTCTGGGCCCTGGGGGCGGGGCCAGAGACAGGAGTTTTGCAGGTGGGTCCCTTGGAGGGTAGGGCCAGCGCTGACCCTCTCTCCCGCCCCAGTGCTCTAACACTCCTTCCGCCCCAGACAACGCTGACCCACAGGCTTCTCACCCCCTGCAGGATCCCGGTGCGTATCTCTGGTCCCTTGGTGTCCAGGGCAATGGCCACAGGCCTGTAGCTGAGTGGGGAGGTTGCAAAGCTCTCAGCTGCCTCTCTGATGTTGGCGATGGATTCCGCATGGTACTAGGCGTGAGAGCGAAAGTTTAAAGGGAAAGTGGGCAGGACCTGGGGCATCCTTCAGCCCCGCCCTCAAGGACGTCCCCACACCTCATGGGAGCCATGGGAGAAGTTGAGTCGTGCAATGTTCATCCCAGCTTTGATCATCTCCTTGAGGCGTTCCACAGAGCGAGATGCTGGCCCTGGGAACAGAGATTCCACTCTGAAGTTTCTCCCAAACCTGACTGACAGCCAAACCCATCAGCACCCTCTGAGAGATTGCCCCATCCCAGGCATCCTTCATTCTTGGAAGTTTCTCTACTCCTTTTTTCCACTCCAATAAGCACAAACCCTCTTGGGAAGGCAGCTTGGGATGTTTCATCTCAAGCCAGGCCTTAGGTACGTTTGTTAGCAAGTGGTTTGACATTAAGTGCTTCACTATGGAGGTTACCCTAGGGCATGAAGGGTCAGGACATGAGGCGGGCCAAGCAGGTGGATTTAAGGCTGAGAGGTCTCACTGACAGAGCTGAGTTCTCCATCCTCCTCATCCCAAATTAGCAGAGCATTTGACACACGCATacacctccttccctccttcccaggcCTCTTTTCTTGCGGCACCGAAGATGGCGCCCagggcctcctgtgtgctaggcaagtgctctaccattgagctgcccctgtcctttgcttttcttcttttcttcttttctttccatccttccatagttctgagacaaggtctcctataACCCAGGCTACCCTTGAGTTTGCTATGCTACCGAGGGTAACCTTGGACTTCTGACTCTCCTGTTCTCACCtatctgtgctgggattaagggtatgctCTACCAAGCCCAATTTACACAGTGCCAGGGCcagaactcagggcttcatgctcACTAGGCACACACTCTATCTGCTGAACTACACACTCCACCCTCCtccttgagacaggctctcatatagcctaggctagacttgagttctttttctttgcttatttaatCTTAGTGTGTGTGGTCAGAATCTACCACAtgagtctcagggattgaactcgtcAGGCTCCATGGCAAAagtctttatctgctgagccatcttgccagtccctgcAGCCTGAATACTTGATCCTTTTGCCCTCATCTCTCAAGTGATGCTAGTAAAGGAGTATCCCAGGGGGCTGGCATTacatcatgctctctctctgtgtaacagagagaaagagagggagagatgtgagtggtgtgtgtgtgtgtgtgtgctgtgtatacatgtggtgtatttgtgtgtgcatgaggtatttgtgtgtatgtggtatgtggtgtgtgtgtgtgtgtgtgtatgtgtggtgtgtgtgtatgtggtctgTGTGTacgggtggtgtgtgtgtgtatgtggtctgtgtgtatgggtggtgtgtgtatgtggtgtgtgtgtgtgtgtggtgtgtgtatttgatgtatgtatatggtgtgtgtgtatattgtgtgtgtggtgtgtgtgtgtgtgtatgtggtgtgtgtgtatgtgtggtgtgtgtgtgtatttgatgtgtgtatatggtgtgtgtgtattgtgtgtgtgcgtgtgtgtgcgtgtgtatctGCCTAGTCCTCTGTTCTCACCATTCTACCTTTACTTCTCTGTGACCTCAACTGTCCTTATACTCAGAAGACAACCTGTGCACAGATGacgcctttctttccttttcctttcttattcgTTTTTTGAAATAGGGATTCTAtttagcccaggttagcctcaaatttaCAACAATCCTCAGATCTCAGTTTCTCCAGTGTGGAGATTATAGCCATGAGTCACCACACTAATTCTGTTGattactgttttgtttatttatttgatttttgagacagggtttctctgtgtagctctggctgtcctgggtctcactctgtagaccaggtcggccttgaattcagagatctgcctgcctcagcctcctaagtgctagaccTGAAGGTGTATGCCGCCATTTATATCTCCGTTTCAGATTACTCTCCCAATCCCAGAGCCCAGTGTCTGACTCTCATTTGTTCTTAGATGTTGAATGTGCACCTGGCATTCAATACATAGGGAAATTCACATGGCTCAACCTTCAAAACTGCATTTTGAGTGAGACCATGACTTACCACCCCATTCACTATTGCTGCTAAGCTGCAAGTCCTGTAGGAACAGCCCTGTCCTTGCCCTTACTCAGCATCTCAACCTATTTCCAGGAGTGACGATGCTGATCTGTCAATGGGAAAGTGAGGCAGAACAATGAAGAGCTCCagtccagccttggctacagaacAAGAAACCCTCATCAACAAGCTAAAAAGTCAACAAACAACAAAGCAGTGGTACCAGGCTCTAACCTCAGTGGGAGGGCTGAAGCAGGATGACAGCCAGTCTGAGCTATAGAGGAatcaaagccagccagggctatctaGTGAAattatgtcaaaataaaaagtaaaaagaaatctaaGGATGTGAATCAGGTGGAGTACTTGCCAACCACTCTCAAGGCCCTGAATCCAATTTCTAGTCCCCTGCACCCCCACCTACCCCAGTCTCTTCAACTGGCTACACTCCCaatcccattttttattttttattttgggacaGCATTTCGCTTTGTAGCTTCATCTGGCTTTAACCTGTTTAGAACCGCAATCTTCCTCCTGCCCTCAAGAGGGATACTGGATAGCCCTGAGCAGACCTTCTCTTTACTTACAACTTTTAAACACACTGAACTAGCTAcattgtgttgttgtttttgtctttttgaaacaatgtttccctggctgtccaggaactccctctgtagaccaggcaggcctcaaactcatggagatccacctgtctctgcctcctgagtgctggaattaaaagcttgGGTCACTGCACCTGAATTTGAACTAGTTGCGTTTTAATAAGTCATTGCTTAGTATGTGTTGTCCCACCTGATCGACTGCCCTTACCCATTTATTTACTAGTCTATTACCAATTCCAAACCTTGTCTTCTAGGTACTCGACAAATATTAGTTAAGCTGGGTATGGTATCACATGCCTGTGATGTAACCACAGTAGATCTTGTAAGAAGACTAGAAATTCAAGGATAAAACTATATAACATGGACTATATAACAAGTTTAAAACCACCCAAGGCtaccagagaccctgtctcaaaaatccagcccagcattcagaaggcagaggcaggtgaatctctgagctcaaggccagcctgcccaACAGTCACAGCTACAGAAtagaaagactttgtctcaaaacacattAATCAAATAACAACCCCCCCCAACAAACACAAAACCCTCACAAATAGTTGTTGAATGAATGGCCATGTCAAAGACtgcaaaaataaggaaaaaccTTGAGCCATGCAGGCTTACCAATGGTGGCAATGATGCTGGTGCTACGAGCAGCCACAGGCTCTGAGTCTATGTCCAGGAGACAGAGGTGTTCCAAGAAGGTGTCTGCCATAGCTGCGGGCAGTTGCTGTTGCTGGAAGAAGGCAGTGCCCAGCTCCTGGGTCAGCTGGGCCACACTAGCACGTCGAAGGTATCCTGCTGGCCCTGCAGTAGAAGGGGACTCAGGCAGGGTCTTGCACAGACACCTGCCTGACCTCCAGGTGCTTCCTGTCAGTGCACACTGCATCTGTTCGGCTCTCCAGTTTGTGTGAGGCCTTCCTTCAGTGAGTATTGTACTCATGCTGCTCTATTTAGTCTCAAGGGTCCTACAGAGTAGGCTGTTGGGTGTGCTCTATCCCagttttacaaataagaaaaaagactttaaaatgataaaatacattgtCCAAGTAAGATGATTCAGATCTAGGTTTAGCTAACCCCAAGCTCAAGTTCTTAATATCCCATCTAAAAAGACCTTTCCCACACCAGACTCCTTTCTGGCCACTCAGCCTCAGCCATGCAGATGTCTCCTTCAAATCTGCATCTCATTATTGAGCCCCAGAAACACCCAGTTCCTTTTCCTAAGACCCCTGTTTACTTCCTTCCAACTCCAGGCAATTCCAGGCTTCCCCAATCCCCTCCAAGTTCCCTCCATCCACTCGGTGCTGCTCAGGCCCCAGAGATCCTGTATCCTGTCCCATAGTACCTGCCATGCCGCTGCGTACctgctgtgtctgtgggtgtgctTTATGCTGTGCTGTGGTCAGTGGCATGAGGCCTGGCTCAGATGAGACCAGCCCTGAGCACTGGTTAAAGTATAACCAGCCAGCATCTCTCTTGCCAATGGAAGAAAGCCTTGTACACCAAGGGCCAGAGTCCAGAAGCCACGGGAGTGCCCCGTGGCATCCATGCTGCTGGATCCCCTTTGGCCTGTCTGCAGAGCCTGGATCAAAGGCTCAGATCAGGTCTGTATTTAACACAGGTGACACTTTCCCCCAAGGCCTCCACCCCCAACTCTGATTCTCCTCAACCCCACCTCTGTTCAGTGGTGTCCCTTCCTCTTCTTACCTCCTGGAGCCCCACTTAGGGCAGACTTTGCCAAGTCTTTCTGGGACCTAAAGATCCATGGCCAGAGCTGCTGGGGTGGAATGTTCTCTTGGACAGACATGCTTCCAAAGTGTGGGACCGGGGCTGCAGGCACCacagactgggaggagagaatgcCCTAACTGCTGGCCTTATCTGAGGGAGCCAGAGAATAGAAAAGGGgcacacccagaggcagccccatCCCCACACAGAGTTCTTTCTAGAGGACTGCCAGTTGTCTCCCCCGGCTTCTTCCCTTCCCTAAGTCATCCATTTTTCCTGATCAGTTTTTAGTCCATCCACATTGTCTGGTCTTCAACTCCAGCAGAGAGATAGATCGATTGCCAATGATACAATCCCTTTCTCTTTTGTATTCTCCTGAAGAGACTCTTGGGGGATATTCTCTAAGCAAGGGCTTGAAGATTGGGGACTAGAGtataaaaaggaggaaaggagaaccCTTTGTTAGTGTGAAAGTTAAAGGCTATCCCAGTTTCCCCCACCTGCTTTTCTGTGAACACTTCTAGGCACTAACTAATAAAAGTGTCTAGATTGTTGTTGATCAACCATATTGATAAACAGTTGGCCAAACTTCTTCAGCCATCACAGGGATGCCTCACTCAACTCACTGTTTATCATGGCACCAGGGAGAATAACCTTGCCTTAGTGACCACCATAAGGGTTAGCTGCAGTCCCACTAGTAAAAATTCCCTATAATGCCCCACGGACCACCTGATACTCAATGCTTTCTTTGGAATCCCATCTGGCCTCATTCTGGGGGTCCTCCTGACCCCATTCTTGGGTGACTATGCATGGTCAGTCTTGATAAAACAGTGGTAGtcgtcgggcattggtggtgcaggcctttaattccagaactcaggaggcagaggcaggcggatctctgtgagtttgagaccagcctcgtctacaaaagctagttccaggacagactgcaaagccacagagaaaccctgtctcaaaaaaacaaaacaaagagtggTCGTCTCTGGAAAGTCTTTGGTGGCCTTATCACTATGACACTGACCCGTATTTGTCCACTCATGGCTGTCTAGTATTTATTGCACATTTGCTCTGGGCCAGACCCTGGGAACCTTTCCCATCTGTGGATTATAGTGTAGTGGGGAGATGGGCGAATagcaaaggaatgaatgaatgccaCAAACTGGATAAGGGCTGTCAGGGATGGATCATAACACTGGGGCAGAGAGGCCGTGGGAGCAGTGATATCTTAGATTCCTCTTAAATAAGATGAGGATTTCTTTGGCTTGATTCTGATTAAGCTAAAACTTTAAGAATGGGAAGGAATCAGCAGGGACAGAGGGAACCATTTTCTGTAGGTGAAATGTATGCCATAACTCTGGGAAGGAAAAACCTTGTTGTATAAAGAGGCTGGATGGGGGAACATGGCCATGGTGAAACTGGGCACCTGAGCTGTTCTGGTATTGATTGCAGGGACATAATATAATCCAAATAAGGCTTTAGGTAGCTCTAGCTGATGGATGGAGTCAGTTATGGATGCTGGAGACACTGGTGGGCCTTGGGAGTAGCCCTGGGTTCAAGGTGATAGGCTAGCCCTGCTGGCACTGTGGAGAGGGAGTAGTCtgtgagatgtgtttctttttttttttaagattttatttatttattatgtatacaacattctgcttccatgtacaccagaagagggcaccagatctcataacggatggttgtgagccaccatgtggttgctgggaattgaactcaggacgcctggaagagcagtcagtactcttaacctctgaggcatctctccagcccatgagaTGTGTTTTAGAGAAAGGTAGACAGAGTGGCGTATTCGGCAAAGGGAGGCATTCTCTTCATGGAGTGCAGTGTAGAGAAGTCTGGCTTTGTGTTGGAGTCAAATGTCCTGCCCATCTGCCCTTTTGGAAGCAGCACTGAGGCAGTATAGGCAGGGGGAAGCCATCTTtcttcaaggctggccttgaagaagTGAGAGCTAATTCTGTAACGCCCGCCTTCCTGGGATGAGGGAGCGAAGGGCTTTCCTGGCGAGGTGAGGCGTAAGGTGAGGCATAGGCTTTGGGCTGGGTGGGATCTCCAGTGGACTCTGACCCCTTTCAGTAGTCACAAAGGCCATCTGTGTCTATGTGGGCCTTCTCTAGATTAGGGCCAAAGATTAGGGAGGAGCTGAAGGGTGAAAGGGTGCAGAGTATTTCAAGGGCCTCTGATGTAACCCAAGCAGGTGGGTGGAGAGTAGTGTCTATTGCTCATTGAGACAAGTGAGGAAATAGGTTTAAAATGGGGGAacccagctgggtggtggtggcccacacctttaatcccagcactcaagaggctgaggcagccagatgtctgagtttgaggccagcctggtctacagagtgagtaatatgacagtcagggctacacagagggccctgtctcaaaaaacaaacaagaaaatgggGGAACCCAAGGCTTCTGTTTCAGACAGGCTGTGTTTGAGGTTAATCGCTATAATCCAGGACTGGCAGCTGGATCTGAGCACTGAGTAGTGATAGGTCCTTGCTTTTCCGTCACGACAGGAGGACCTGAGGAGATGAAGAGGGTGTGCTGTGCATCTGGGCATGTTCCAGAGCAGTCTCTACTCCCTTCTGCTCTGCTTTGGGGCCAGCGGCCAAAGGGCATCCCATGGCTTCTGCAGAGTTTGGCCAGTGGAAATCACCCATGGGAGACTAGGTGAGGAGCAAATGCTCCTATCAGAGGATGGTCTCTTCCCAGATTCTAGGAACCACCTTTTGGGGTAAGGAGCTCACAAGGCTGATCCTGGCTGGTGCCCTGCTGTTTACTGACCCTGCTGCCCGTACCTCTGCAAGTAATTTTGTTAAACCCAAACTCTCTAGATTAAAGGAATACTCCATTTCGGTTTGGAGGAACTGTCACACAGGCTGAAAATTATCTGGAGAGATAGTGTGGTGCCTGCTCTCTGGCACCCCTAGACTGCATTCCTTGCCTCTGGGGACTTCTccgtggaggggagaggagtgtCTCAGATTCTGGAGTTGAAAACCAGAGTTAGATGGCAGGAAGGTGGTGCTGGGGAAGTGAGCACAGGGGCCCTGGATGTCAGCATTTAGAATACAGAACAGATAGCTTTGACAGCTTGTCATCAGAAAGGAGATGGCCGACAACAAGGACTAAGGACTTGCGCCTCAGGCTTGCAGAATCAGGCAGAAACGTTTGGCCTAT from Cricetulus griseus strain 17A/GY chromosome 1 unlocalized genomic scaffold, alternate assembly CriGri-PICRH-1.0 chr1_0, whole genome shotgun sequence includes the following:
- the Pklr gene encoding pyruvate kinase PKLR isoform X1 — protein: MSVQENIPPQQLWPWIFRSQKDLAKSALSGAPGGLMPLTTAQHKAHPQTQQVRSGMAGPAGYLRRASVAQLTQELGTAFFQQQQLPAAMADTFLEHLCLLDIDSEPVAARSTSIIATIGPASRSVERLKEMIKAGMNIARLNFSHGSHEYHAESIANIREAAESFATSPLSYRPVAIALDTKGPEIRTGILQGGPESEVEIVKGSQVLVTVDPEFRTRGDANTVWVDYPNIARVLAVGSRIYIDDGLISLVVRKIGPEGLVTEVEHGGVLGSRKGVNLPNAEVDLPGLSEQDLLDLRFGVEHNVDIIFASFVRKASDVAAVRDALGPEGRGIKIISKIENHEGVKKFDEILEVSDGIMVARGDLGIEIPAEKVFLAQKMMIGRCNLAGKPVVCATQMLESMVTKARPTRAETSDVANAVLDGADCIMLSGETAKGSFPVEAVKMQHAIAREAEAAVYHRQLFEELRRAAPLSRDPTEVTAIGAVEASFKCCAAAIIVLTTTGRSAQLLSRYRPRAVVIAVTRSAQAARQVHLSRGVFPLLYHEPPEAIWADDVDRRVQFGIESGKLRGFLRVGDLVIVVTGWRPGSGYTNIMRVLSIA
- the Pklr gene encoding pyruvate kinase PKLR isoform X2; the encoded protein is MSVQENIPPQQLWPWIFRSQKDLAKSALSGAPGGPAGYLRRASVAQLTQELGTAFFQQQQLPAAMADTFLEHLCLLDIDSEPVAARSTSIIATIGPASRSVERLKEMIKAGMNIARLNFSHGSHEYHAESIANIREAAESFATSPLSYRPVAIALDTKGPEIRTGILQGGPESEVEIVKGSQVLVTVDPEFRTRGDANTVWVDYPNIARVLAVGSRIYIDDGLISLVVRKIGPEGLVTEVEHGGVLGSRKGVNLPNAEVDLPGLSEQDLLDLRFGVEHNVDIIFASFVRKASDVAAVRDALGPEGRGIKIISKIENHEGVKKFDEILEVSDGIMVARGDLGIEIPAEKVFLAQKMMIGRCNLAGKPVVCATQMLESMVTKARPTRAETSDVANAVLDGADCIMLSGETAKGSFPVEAVKMQHAIAREAEAAVYHRQLFEELRRAAPLSRDPTEVTAIGAVEASFKCCAAAIIVLTTTGRSAQLLSRYRPRAVVIAVTRSAQAARQVHLSRGVFPLLYHEPPEAIWADDVDRRVQFGIESGKLRGFLRVGDLVIVVTGWRPGSGYTNIMRVLSIA